In a genomic window of Methanomassiliicoccus sp.:
- the budA gene encoding acetolactate decarboxylase, which translates to MDRPVRPLAMALVIIVAIVIVGAGLFTLASPPQERDTLYQIGSLDDLVDGRLDGTASVGSMLDHGDIGLGTFNGLDGEMIVIDGRCYRAAADGSVSEMPSGQLTPFAQISRFDRDGSVSITEGMNYSGVKSLLETSLPSLTVFYLLRIDGTFNVTVRSVPGQTAPYPPLEDVIANQTVFQYQDVAGTLVGLWSPDSSAGLSSSGFHFHFISQDRSKGGHVLDLQLEDVTAYWDSTASYDVDLN; encoded by the coding sequence ATGGACCGTCCCGTCCGGCCGCTAGCGATGGCCCTCGTGATCATTGTCGCCATTGTGATCGTAGGCGCAGGGTTGTTCACCCTCGCCTCGCCCCCCCAGGAGAGAGACACCTTGTACCAAATCGGCAGCCTGGACGACCTGGTGGATGGGCGATTGGACGGCACTGCGAGCGTAGGGTCGATGCTCGATCACGGCGATATCGGACTGGGAACGTTCAACGGGCTCGATGGCGAGATGATCGTCATCGACGGACGGTGCTACCGCGCTGCCGCCGATGGATCGGTGAGCGAGATGCCTTCCGGACAACTCACTCCGTTCGCCCAGATCAGTAGGTTCGACCGGGACGGGAGCGTGAGCATAACCGAGGGGATGAACTACAGCGGGGTCAAGTCCCTGTTGGAGACGTCACTGCCCTCGCTGACGGTGTTCTACCTTCTGCGCATCGACGGGACCTTCAATGTGACGGTACGGTCGGTGCCGGGACAGACCGCGCCGTATCCTCCGCTCGAGGACGTGATAGCCAACCAGACGGTGTTCCAGTACCAAGATGTCGCTGGCACGCTGGTGGGCCTATGGTCCCCCGACAGCTCGGCCGGCCTGAGCTCATCGGGGTTCCACTTCCACTTCATCAGCCAGGATAGGAGCAAGGGCGGGCACGTTCTGGACCTGCAGCTCGAGGATGTGACCGCCTACTGGGACAGCACCGCCAGCTACGACGTCGACCTCAACTAG
- a CDS encoding PKD domain-containing protein, with product MKKRCSRLMAFLSVMALMLPGVLIISDLPSASAAPTYGVVSVQGTTILVDGQAPADKFFGVVDTTALAFATLAYIEGQTQYAGKSSVFNGPDTGSYSAVSPSDTAAHFFDRYFALLAYYHCNTVRIGAGDTWATKIQYDAWANHHDAFISLLRTMEAAAEAHNIWIVLVLAGSTEYPACTFGGSGTVFDNSSSAYSNYINYSTEVMASLDGLKGIAWFDMFNEPDHNAVYASFWKTSGGKSAFHAWACSVANDTRYASSHPRTMGVAGLGNMFGWGRSDFDVCTGTVPFEIASRHYYASATGSSNAYLFSTPEAWARADGKPLYWGEIANNGVYPLVRYAFGESSIWSAGGQAITSMVLTGTAGYPLGASTAPNASFSVTPTSGNATTVFTVDASACTDKQDASSELQVRWDWNDDGSYDTAWNLSKTASTSYARSGVYTIRMQVMNSIGAINSTSTTVTVRAGDPSLIINTPSDGARFNTTSVPVYWNSTDPGADIAVCSIQLDGGAPVSMAPAATSYTLTGLTDGQHTVAVSCQDGDGIYANDSVLFLVDTTSPGLIITAPAANANVGGDVALAWKGSDVTSGIASYYVRLDGGAWTTLSPTTVSYAFTGLSSGSHTASVRAVDALGNLAEASVTFTVVRSSPPTVTIAAPTSGGAYASTSMTVKWTGSSSTSSIASYLVRMDGSSWTTLSSSTSSYTYRSLAQGAHTVTVRAVDLAGSYSEATATFVVDTAAPSLTVTTPTSGSYVSAQPKVGWKGSDVTSGIASYLVRVDGGTWTTLSSSTSSYTTGSLSQGSHSVTVRAVDKAGNYKDATVSFRVDAAAPSLTITSPRSGSTSTTTSVAVKWSGSDSYSGLSAYYVKLDNGVWTQLSSTTTSYTFRGLSHATHTVTVRAVDKVGNVRDVAVSFTVK from the coding sequence ATGAAGAAGCGATGTAGCAGGTTGATGGCGTTCTTATCCGTCATGGCCCTCATGCTGCCTGGCGTTCTCATAATCTCGGACCTCCCTTCGGCCTCCGCCGCCCCTACCTATGGCGTGGTGAGCGTACAAGGGACCACGATCCTCGTAGACGGCCAGGCACCCGCAGATAAGTTCTTCGGAGTGGTGGACACCACCGCCCTGGCCTTCGCTACCCTGGCCTACATCGAAGGCCAGACCCAGTACGCGGGCAAGAGCTCGGTGTTCAACGGACCGGACACCGGCAGCTACAGCGCGGTCTCGCCCTCCGATACCGCGGCCCACTTCTTCGATCGGTATTTCGCTCTTCTCGCCTACTACCACTGCAACACGGTGCGCATCGGGGCCGGCGATACCTGGGCCACCAAGATCCAGTATGATGCGTGGGCCAACCATCACGACGCTTTCATATCGTTGCTCAGAACCATGGAAGCCGCGGCCGAGGCCCACAATATATGGATAGTCCTCGTCCTCGCCGGCTCCACCGAGTACCCCGCCTGCACCTTTGGCGGGTCCGGAACGGTATTCGACAACTCCTCCTCGGCCTACAGCAATTACATCAATTACAGCACCGAGGTCATGGCCTCGTTGGACGGTCTGAAGGGCATCGCGTGGTTCGACATGTTCAACGAACCCGACCACAACGCGGTATATGCCTCATTCTGGAAGACGAGCGGTGGGAAGAGCGCCTTCCACGCCTGGGCCTGCTCGGTAGCGAACGACACTCGGTACGCGTCCTCCCACCCCCGCACTATGGGTGTGGCCGGCCTAGGGAACATGTTCGGCTGGGGGCGGTCTGATTTCGATGTCTGCACCGGAACGGTACCGTTCGAGATCGCTTCCCGCCACTACTATGCATCGGCCACCGGTTCCTCGAACGCCTACCTGTTCAGTACTCCGGAGGCGTGGGCCAGGGCGGACGGCAAGCCCCTGTACTGGGGCGAGATAGCCAACAACGGCGTGTACCCCCTGGTACGCTATGCCTTCGGTGAGAGCTCCATCTGGTCCGCCGGTGGTCAGGCCATAACCTCGATGGTGCTGACCGGCACTGCTGGCTATCCGCTCGGCGCTAGCACCGCGCCCAACGCATCGTTCTCCGTGACCCCGACCTCGGGGAACGCCACTACCGTGTTCACGGTCGACGCGTCGGCCTGCACCGACAAGCAGGATGCTTCGTCCGAGCTTCAGGTCAGGTGGGACTGGAACGATGACGGGTCCTACGACACGGCGTGGAATTTGTCCAAGACTGCCTCCACCTCGTACGCCAGGAGCGGTGTCTACACCATCCGCATGCAGGTGATGAACTCGATCGGCGCCATCAATTCCACCTCGACGACGGTGACGGTGAGGGCAGGCGACCCATCGCTGATCATCAACACTCCATCCGACGGAGCAAGGTTCAACACCACCTCGGTGCCGGTATACTGGAACAGCACCGACCCGGGGGCCGATATCGCCGTCTGCTCGATTCAACTGGACGGCGGAGCGCCGGTCTCGATGGCCCCGGCCGCCACTTCGTACACCCTTACCGGCCTCACCGACGGCCAGCACACCGTGGCCGTTAGCTGCCAGGATGGGGACGGTATCTACGCCAACGACTCGGTTCTCTTCCTCGTGGACACCACCTCCCCCGGCCTGATCATCACCGCTCCGGCCGCGAACGCTAACGTCGGCGGCGATGTCGCCCTGGCCTGGAAAGGGAGCGACGTGACCTCGGGTATAGCCTCCTACTACGTCCGGCTGGACGGCGGGGCATGGACCACGCTCTCGCCGACCACCGTGAGCTATGCCTTCACCGGTCTATCCTCAGGAAGTCACACCGCGTCGGTCCGGGCGGTGGACGCGCTAGGCAATCTCGCCGAAGCGTCGGTGACCTTCACCGTGGTCCGGTCGTCCCCACCGACCGTAACGATCGCCGCTCCCACCAGCGGGGGCGCCTATGCCAGCACATCGATGACTGTCAAGTGGACCGGCAGTTCGTCCACCTCGAGCATCGCCAGCTACCTGGTGCGGATGGACGGAAGCTCCTGGACCACGCTGTCCTCGAGCACCTCGAGCTACACCTACCGCAGCTTGGCCCAGGGCGCCCATACCGTGACCGTTAGGGCCGTGGACCTTGCTGGCAGCTACAGCGAGGCGACGGCGACCTTCGTCGTTGACACTGCCGCCCCGTCGCTTACCGTCACCACGCCCACCAGTGGGTCGTACGTGTCCGCCCAGCCGAAGGTAGGGTGGAAAGGAAGCGACGTGACCTCGGGCATCGCTTCCTATCTCGTTAGGGTCGACGGCGGGACGTGGACCACGCTATCATCGAGCACCTCGAGCTACACCACCGGTTCGCTGTCCCAAGGCAGCCACAGCGTGACGGTGAGGGCGGTGGACAAGGCCGGTAACTACAAGGACGCCACGGTGAGCTTCCGCGTCGATGCTGCCGCTCCCTCGCTGACAATCACCAGCCCCCGCAGTGGCTCGACCTCCACCACCACCTCGGTGGCTGTGAAATGGTCGGGAAGCGACTCCTACTCCGGCCTTTCGGCGTACTATGTCAAGCTGGACAACGGCGTATGGACGCAGTTGAGCTCCACGACGACAAGCTACACCTTCCGTGGCCTTTCGCATGCCACCCACACCGTGACAGTACGGGCAGTGGACAAGGTTGGCAATGTAAGGGATGTGGCGGTGAGCTTTACCGTGAAGTAG
- a CDS encoding DUF6506 family protein has translation MSETKFRAAMVAMTPDADPMKHRSVIETPMYSLTTVLVRNEDEAVVMCRRLVDADGIQSFLLCPGFTNQGVARVAEAVGSNISVNVARGDGPSNAIAHRIMNEVGFFRH, from the coding sequence ATGTCCGAGACGAAGTTCAGAGCGGCCATGGTGGCCATGACGCCGGACGCGGACCCGATGAAGCACAGGAGCGTCATCGAGACCCCCATGTACTCGTTGACCACGGTGCTGGTGAGGAACGAGGACGAGGCGGTTGTGATGTGCAGGAGATTGGTCGATGCGGACGGCATACAATCCTTCCTACTCTGCCCCGGGTTCACCAACCAGGGTGTGGCCAGGGTGGCCGAGGCCGTCGGCAGTAACATATCCGTCAACGTGGCGAGAGGGGACGGGCCCAGCAACGCCATCGCCCACCGCATCATGAATGAAGTGGGGTTCTTCAGGCATTGA
- a CDS encoding PAS domain S-box protein — translation MPAQRLKQIIRLADEGLWVLDASGRTDLINERGAAILGHRGKDITGRFPSELGLPELDKIERVESYEGRLRRRDGSERWFSLSATPLLDANGGRDGTLVTLQDITGRKQAEEMLDIIDTRYRSLFHNPHEAVALLRFVLDEGGEVVESVFVDINALFSKALGRPREEIIGRSVAEVLGANTLDRHLSLLREMRAGSMPVTFDFYLEELDAYVRSLIAPVGAEMYILSSLDMTNVAKARHQSEDNAEMARQQAEEIRALMDAVPSAVWIAHDPECRLITGNKAADQMYETKDSENVSAGTSSGLELNMDRRFFSHGRELRPEEMPMQVSTARGVEVRDYEIEVLLPSGRRRTLLGDAIPLFDNGGRVRGSVASFIDISERKRNEQDLAFQAHLLSSVHDAIVALDKDFRIIYWNGMAEDLFGWKASEAMGRDSGDLLRNRKPTHTIDDSTGRPMKDNFYDGDAVYFHKDGHEIYCSAHVRVVRGPEGMISEIVASFRDITESKRAERELQEYSKQLERSNDELQQFAYVASHDLQEPLRMVTLYMDLLGKRYGEELSPQAREYMNIARQGADRMRQLVNDLLQYSRIETHKEDFTTVDMNLVVQAVIGDLALAIDQNGGRVTSETLPNVVGDTMQMKQLLTNLINNAIKFHGSGPPLVEVSASTVGDICVFSVKDNGIGIDPKYQDKLFKMFSRLHTKEEYPGTGIGLAICKKIIERHGGLIWVDSDGKAGSTFFFTLPRPTVNVGD, via the coding sequence ATGCCCGCTCAAAGACTGAAACAGATCATCCGGCTCGCTGACGAAGGCCTGTGGGTCCTGGATGCCAGCGGCAGGACCGACCTCATCAACGAAAGGGGAGCGGCCATCCTCGGCCACAGGGGAAAGGACATCACTGGACGGTTCCCATCCGAGCTCGGGCTTCCAGAGCTGGACAAGATCGAGAGGGTGGAGAGCTATGAAGGGCGCCTGCGCCGACGGGACGGTTCGGAGAGGTGGTTCTCTCTTTCCGCCACCCCGTTGCTGGATGCGAACGGCGGACGGGATGGTACCCTGGTCACGCTGCAGGACATCACCGGCCGCAAGCAGGCGGAGGAGATGCTGGACATCATCGACACCCGCTACCGCTCCCTTTTCCACAACCCCCACGAGGCGGTGGCCCTGCTGCGCTTCGTCCTCGATGAGGGGGGTGAGGTCGTCGAGTCGGTGTTCGTGGACATCAACGCCCTGTTCTCCAAGGCCTTGGGGAGACCGAGGGAGGAGATCATCGGCCGATCGGTGGCCGAAGTCCTGGGAGCCAATACGCTGGACAGACACTTGTCGTTGCTCAGGGAGATGCGGGCCGGAAGCATGCCAGTGACCTTCGACTTCTACCTTGAAGAGCTGGACGCTTACGTGCGCAGCCTCATTGCCCCGGTAGGCGCGGAGATGTACATTCTCTCGTCGCTGGACATGACCAATGTGGCCAAGGCCCGGCACCAGTCGGAGGACAACGCCGAGATGGCCCGCCAGCAGGCCGAGGAGATCAGGGCCCTCATGGACGCCGTGCCCTCAGCGGTATGGATCGCCCATGATCCTGAGTGCCGCCTGATCACCGGCAATAAGGCCGCAGACCAGATGTACGAGACCAAGGACAGTGAGAACGTCTCTGCGGGGACATCGTCGGGCCTCGAGTTGAACATGGACCGGCGCTTCTTCAGCCACGGGCGGGAGCTCCGCCCGGAGGAGATGCCGATGCAGGTGTCGACGGCTAGGGGGGTGGAGGTCCGGGACTACGAAATCGAGGTTCTTCTCCCGAGCGGCAGGCGGAGGACCCTTCTGGGGGACGCCATACCGCTGTTCGACAATGGCGGCAGGGTCCGCGGAAGCGTGGCATCCTTCATCGACATCAGCGAACGCAAGCGCAACGAGCAGGACCTGGCATTCCAGGCGCATCTGCTGTCCAGCGTTCACGATGCCATCGTTGCGCTGGACAAGGACTTCCGGATCATCTACTGGAATGGCATGGCCGAGGACCTCTTCGGATGGAAGGCGAGCGAAGCGATGGGACGGGATTCCGGGGACCTCCTGCGAAACAGGAAGCCCACCCACACGATCGACGATTCCACAGGCAGGCCGATGAAGGATAACTTCTATGACGGGGATGCCGTCTACTTCCACAAGGACGGGCACGAGATCTACTGCTCGGCCCACGTCCGGGTCGTCAGGGGGCCGGAGGGAATGATCAGCGAGATCGTGGCCTCATTCCGCGACATCACCGAGAGCAAGAGGGCGGAGCGGGAGCTGCAGGAGTACTCCAAGCAGTTGGAGCGGTCCAACGATGAGCTGCAGCAGTTCGCCTACGTCGCATCGCACGACCTACAGGAGCCGCTGCGCATGGTCACTCTATACATGGACCTACTGGGCAAGCGGTACGGGGAAGAGCTGAGCCCCCAGGCCAGGGAATACATGAACATAGCACGCCAGGGCGCGGATCGGATGAGGCAGTTGGTGAACGACCTCCTGCAGTACTCCCGGATCGAGACGCACAAGGAGGACTTCACCACTGTGGACATGAACCTGGTGGTCCAGGCGGTAATCGGCGACCTTGCGTTGGCCATAGATCAGAACGGAGGCCGAGTAACGTCCGAAACCCTCCCGAACGTGGTCGGGGACACAATGCAGATGAAGCAGCTGCTCACCAATCTCATCAACAACGCGATCAAGTTCCACGGCTCTGGGCCGCCCCTGGTAGAAGTGTCAGCGAGCACTGTCGGCGACATCTGCGTCTTCTCTGTGAAGGACAACGGCATCGGCATCGACCCCAAGTACCAGGACAAGCTGTTCAAGATGTTCTCCCGCCTACATACCAAGGAAGAGTATCCTGGGACGGGCATCGGCCTGGCGATCTGCAAGAAGATCATCGAGCGGCATGGAGGATTGATCTGGGTGGACTCCGACGGTAAGGCCGGGTCCACGTTCTTCTTTACTCTGCCCCGCCCGACGGTCAACGTCGGCGATTAG
- a CDS encoding Ser-Thr-rich GPI-anchored membrane family protein — MSAYSITIAVMLLACSFFVMFTSNADADSGPAPSEVTIFDQDYSQNAAIPQNIVLGNNLQYSTDATLSYNTGEGAVEYKTASGQVGSMYVGIEPFVNGNITIDLKVTSDHWKSSTYITGSTFVIQTLSLPEGGARVISYYATSASDYAYQYYDVPASALSDGINTIHIMAVGTTKSLTIFYNDEYKITTPMSSWSIQALPYDPLTLPMLRFDNELGSYATWASVLLYGVKETVSGGVVTAVPGNDYLSFGIDAPKVQINAQGTSYMYAQGDVGVAWVDVVWLQQYPEQITYAKDLLAKGWELGIHFSKALNTLSAKDAQALMLSEYNQITQIFGQAPTTWCSLYNSDTVDNAVYAYNSLHMLWRTGSSGTGYLANIGNLDDERWSEFWSKVSDAQMVYPCFTHNTDQTVADDYSISYSNFVNWVDNYEGKHIIGFNEYYYRIANQVDTKIHYQTYSPDQDVKFSVECNGFPSRLTISFSTASSALVLKNGNLLAKGTDYTVAGNQIVLFARSNDVIEVKTQGATPGAPQNIGAVGGDSKVTLTWSAPSSNGGSTITGYKIYRGSSSGSETLLTTVGNVLTYTDTAVTNGVTYYYKVSAVNAVNEGPQSSESSAAPTAAITAPSAPQNVVATAGNGQVVLTWKAPASNGGSDITGYKIYRGSSSGSETLLTTLGNVATYTDASLTNGVTYYYKVSAVNSAKEGALSGEVSAKPVAVPSAPTLASATAGDAKVTLTWSAPSSNGGSTITGYAIYRGTSTNGETLLTTVGNVLTYADSAVTNGVTYYYKVAAVNSIGTGVQSNEKSATPVRAITVTAPATDATWYRGSSYTITWTASGSADVRIDLMQGSTVVDTIAATTADDGSYSWTVPATEVLGSGYQIRVSTASDQSQFALSPGKVQIATSAVTVTAPASASTSIAGSTVKVTWTTAGKVSNLKVDLLKGGVVVQTLSASTPNDGSQSFTLPYTLSAGSDYSIKLTDTTNAGVSGTSGLFTIRAPAMTITSPNGGQTLVQGASVSVQWTGDLSVLSKVSITLWKDGVKVATLVSSTTNTGSYTWTVSTSLAAGSGYSIRVASVDYPQYYDQSDSTFTLRKAVLTVTSPTDGSSYGRLSSVAIKWTKESANIGQIKIELYRSGALNKVITSSTTNDGAYTWIVPLLQASGSYQIKITSTSDSTIYAWSGTFTVR, encoded by the coding sequence TTGTCGGCGTATTCGATCACCATCGCAGTCATGCTGTTGGCGTGCTCATTCTTCGTGATGTTCACATCCAACGCTGACGCGGACAGTGGTCCTGCGCCATCGGAAGTAACGATATTCGATCAGGACTATTCTCAGAACGCGGCCATACCACAGAACATCGTGCTCGGCAACAATCTGCAGTACAGCACCGATGCGACCCTGAGCTATAATACGGGCGAGGGAGCTGTGGAATACAAGACTGCCAGCGGACAGGTCGGTTCGATGTACGTCGGTATCGAGCCCTTCGTGAATGGTAACATCACGATTGATCTGAAGGTGACTTCGGATCATTGGAAATCGAGCACCTATATCACCGGCTCGACGTTCGTGATACAGACCCTCTCCCTCCCCGAGGGAGGTGCCAGGGTCATATCGTATTATGCAACGTCCGCCAGTGACTATGCGTACCAGTATTACGATGTCCCGGCCAGCGCGCTGAGCGATGGCATCAACACCATCCACATAATGGCGGTCGGGACGACCAAGAGCCTCACCATCTTCTACAACGACGAGTACAAGATCACCACCCCCATGAGCAGCTGGTCCATCCAGGCCCTTCCCTACGACCCCTTGACCCTGCCCATGCTGCGGTTCGACAACGAATTAGGCTCTTATGCGACCTGGGCGTCCGTGCTCCTATACGGCGTCAAGGAGACGGTCAGCGGCGGTGTCGTCACCGCGGTTCCGGGTAACGATTACCTGTCGTTCGGCATCGATGCCCCCAAGGTGCAGATAAATGCCCAGGGGACCTCGTACATGTATGCCCAAGGCGATGTGGGCGTCGCCTGGGTAGATGTAGTCTGGCTGCAACAGTACCCCGAGCAGATCACCTACGCCAAGGATCTGCTGGCAAAGGGCTGGGAGCTGGGCATACACTTCAGTAAGGCCTTGAACACCCTGTCAGCCAAGGATGCTCAAGCCCTGATGCTCAGCGAGTACAACCAGATAACCCAGATCTTCGGTCAAGCACCGACCACCTGGTGCTCGCTGTATAACAGCGATACCGTTGACAACGCGGTCTACGCTTACAACTCTCTCCATATGCTATGGAGGACCGGTAGCTCCGGCACCGGGTACCTTGCGAACATCGGTAACCTGGACGATGAGCGGTGGTCGGAGTTCTGGTCCAAAGTATCCGATGCTCAGATGGTCTACCCCTGCTTCACCCACAACACCGATCAGACGGTGGCGGACGACTATTCCATCAGCTACAGTAACTTCGTGAATTGGGTGGACAACTACGAAGGTAAGCACATCATCGGATTCAACGAGTACTATTATCGCATCGCGAACCAGGTCGACACCAAGATACACTATCAGACCTACTCTCCCGACCAGGACGTCAAGTTCTCGGTCGAGTGCAACGGCTTCCCGTCCAGGCTCACGATAAGCTTCTCCACTGCCAGTTCGGCACTGGTGCTGAAGAACGGAAACCTATTGGCCAAGGGCACCGACTATACCGTCGCAGGCAACCAGATCGTGTTGTTCGCGCGGTCCAACGATGTCATCGAGGTCAAGACCCAGGGGGCCACCCCTGGTGCTCCGCAGAACATAGGCGCCGTGGGAGGGGATTCCAAGGTGACCCTGACCTGGAGCGCTCCGTCGAGCAACGGCGGCAGCACGATAACTGGCTACAAGATCTACCGGGGCAGTTCATCGGGCAGCGAGACCCTGCTGACCACCGTCGGCAACGTCCTGACCTACACTGACACCGCGGTCACTAACGGCGTCACCTACTACTACAAGGTTAGTGCGGTGAATGCTGTCAACGAGGGCCCCCAGTCCAGCGAATCTTCGGCTGCCCCGACAGCGGCGATCACCGCTCCGTCGGCACCTCAGAACGTGGTCGCCACCGCCGGCAACGGCCAGGTCGTTCTTACCTGGAAAGCTCCCGCCAGTAATGGTGGCAGCGACATCACCGGGTACAAGATCTACCGGGGCAGTTCATCGGGCAGCGAGACCCTGCTGACCACCCTGGGTAACGTGGCGACCTATACCGATGCCTCGCTCACCAACGGCGTTACCTATTACTACAAGGTAAGTGCCGTAAACTCGGCGAAGGAAGGTGCGCTGTCCGGCGAGGTCTCGGCCAAGCCAGTGGCCGTGCCCTCCGCTCCCACCCTGGCTTCGGCCACCGCCGGAGACGCTAAGGTGACCCTGACCTGGAGTGCTCCGTCGAGCAACGGCGGCAGCACAATCACCGGATATGCCATCTATCGCGGGACCTCGACCAACGGCGAGACCCTGCTGACCACCGTCGGCAACGTCCTGACCTACGCCGATAGCGCGGTCACCAACGGCGTCACCTACTACTACAAGGTCGCCGCGGTGAACTCGATCGGCACCGGCGTCCAATCGAACGAGAAGTCCGCTACCCCGGTAAGGGCGATCACTGTGACCGCTCCGGCCACCGACGCGACCTGGTACAGAGGCTCGTCCTACACCATCACCTGGACCGCCAGCGGCAGTGCGGATGTCCGCATCGACCTCATGCAGGGGTCGACGGTCGTGGACACCATCGCTGCCACCACGGCCGATGATGGTTCCTATTCCTGGACGGTTCCGGCGACCGAGGTCCTGGGATCGGGGTACCAGATCAGGGTAAGCACGGCCAGCGATCAGAGCCAGTTCGCCCTAAGCCCGGGTAAGGTCCAGATCGCCACCTCTGCGGTGACGGTCACCGCCCCCGCTTCGGCTTCGACGTCGATCGCCGGAAGTACCGTCAAGGTGACCTGGACCACGGCCGGCAAGGTGTCCAACCTCAAGGTTGACCTCCTTAAGGGCGGCGTCGTGGTCCAGACCCTGTCCGCATCCACTCCCAACGATGGAAGCCAGAGCTTCACGCTCCCCTACACCCTGTCCGCGGGAAGCGATTACTCGATCAAGCTGACCGATACCACCAATGCCGGGGTCAGCGGGACGAGCGGTCTCTTCACCATCAGGGCTCCGGCGATGACCATAACCAGTCCCAACGGCGGGCAGACCTTGGTCCAGGGAGCGAGCGTGAGCGTCCAGTGGACGGGCGACCTGTCTGTGCTGAGCAAAGTATCCATCACCCTGTGGAAGGATGGGGTCAAGGTGGCGACCCTGGTCTCCAGCACGACCAATACGGGAAGCTACACCTGGACGGTCAGCACATCCCTGGCGGCGGGGTCGGGCTACTCCATCCGCGTGGCGTCCGTCGACTATCCGCAGTACTACGACCAGAGCGACTCCACGTTCACCCTCCGTAAGGCGGTGCTGACCGTGACCTCGCCCACGGACGGGTCGAGCTACGGGCGGCTGTCCAGCGTGGCGATCAAATGGACCAAGGAATCCGCGAACATCGGTCAGATCAAGATCGAGCTGTATCGCAGCGGCGCGCTCAACAAGGTCATCACGAGCAGCACTACCAACGATGGGGCGTACACCTGGATCGTGCCCCTGCTGCAAGCATCTGGCTCCTACCAGATCAAGATAACCAGCACGTCGGATTCGACCATCTACGCCTGGAGCGGCACCTTCACGGTCCGATGA
- a CDS encoding oligosaccharide flippase family protein has product MARTFENHIVESVRTRLSAFNPLNLYRDRLYRNSLFIILASIAGSCLGLLFWVIAAHYYSIGDIGLASTLISTSSLISTVAGLGLDQAMIRYFPSRDKSRIFGTALQANLLFSVVLGVVFVLGASIWMPDLVTDPSYRILFVVLTCVMSVSGIISTSFIGSRMAKYVLIMTLLLGLRVPLLIPFVPLGSMGVLASLVLVYVLMFGVCAIFLYRMGIRLGKFDWAYFKESFWFSTGNYVGNILYSLPTLVSPIIIYSMIGSSEAAIYYMSLSVTAIVFYVPSSFSTSLFVEGSHGESLGKIFKKSLMVIYAILIPLVLLIICLGPWILGILGEEYAAQGPIILDLLVISSLFLAPYLAESTALKIRGKVRGLIILSAINAISFFALLLALVSLYGMDGIGMAWIGSFAICTVVGYVMVRD; this is encoded by the coding sequence ATGGCCCGTACCTTCGAGAATCATATCGTTGAGTCGGTAAGGACGCGCCTCTCCGCCTTCAATCCGTTGAATCTCTACCGGGATCGCCTGTATCGCAACTCCTTGTTCATCATCCTGGCCTCGATAGCCGGCTCCTGTCTCGGCCTATTGTTCTGGGTGATCGCCGCTCACTACTATTCCATAGGCGATATAGGCCTCGCTTCCACTCTGATATCGACCTCGAGCCTGATATCCACGGTCGCCGGGTTGGGCCTGGACCAGGCCATGATCCGCTATTTCCCCAGCCGGGACAAGTCAAGGATCTTCGGGACGGCCCTGCAGGCTAACCTTCTCTTCTCCGTCGTCCTGGGAGTGGTCTTCGTCCTAGGCGCCTCCATATGGATGCCCGACCTGGTGACCGATCCGAGCTATCGCATTCTGTTCGTGGTGCTGACCTGCGTAATGAGCGTGTCCGGTATCATCAGCACCTCCTTCATCGGATCACGGATGGCCAAATATGTGCTGATAATGACCTTGTTGCTGGGTCTGAGGGTCCCCCTGCTGATCCCCTTCGTCCCCCTCGGGAGCATGGGTGTCCTGGCCTCCCTGGTCCTGGTATACGTCCTGATGTTCGGAGTATGTGCCATCTTCCTCTACCGCATGGGCATCCGGCTCGGAAAGTTCGATTGGGCCTACTTCAAGGAGTCCTTCTGGTTCTCCACCGGCAACTATGTCGGCAACATCCTGTACTCCCTGCCGACGCTGGTTTCGCCCATCATCATCTACAGCATGATTGGGTCCAGCGAGGCTGCCATCTACTACATGTCGCTGTCCGTCACTGCCATTGTCTTCTATGTGCCATCTTCCTTCTCCACCTCCCTTTTCGTGGAGGGAAGTCACGGGGAGAGCCTGGGCAAGATATTCAAGAAATCCCTGATGGTCATATACGCCATACTTATCCCCCTGGTCCTGCTCATCATCTGCCTGGGACCCTGGATCCTGGGGATCCTGGGCGAGGAGTACGCCGCCCAAGGACCGATCATCCTGGACCTGCTGGTCATCTCCAGCCTGTTCCTGGCCCCGTACCTGGCAGAGAGCACGGCCCTGAAGATAAGGGGAAAGGTAAGAGGGCTCATCATCCTCAGCGCGATAAACGCGATATCGTTCTTCGCCCTGCTGCTGGCATTGGTCTCCCTTTACGGAATGGATGGCATCGGTATGGCGTGGATCGGTTCCTTTGCCATCTGCACGGTGGTCGGTTATGTGATGGTCCGGGACTGA